A region of Lacinutrix sp. Hel_I_90 DNA encodes the following proteins:
- a CDS encoding four helix bundle protein — MIKTKFQSYWEKKKTYNLERRTFEFARDCRFLVKELKNTISNIEDGKQLVRSSGSVGANYIEGNEKLGDKDLLFKLRISRKEAKESEYWLKLLKELNENESERIHKLLIEANELRKILSSIVNKLR; from the coding sequence ATAATAAAAACTAAATTCCAAAGCTATTGGGAGAAGAAAAAAACATATAATCTTGAACGACGCACTTTTGAATTCGCAAGAGACTGTAGATTTTTAGTTAAAGAATTAAAAAATACAATTTCAAATATAGAAGATGGTAAGCAGTTGGTTAGGTCTTCAGGCTCTGTTGGTGCAAACTACATTGAAGGAAATGAAAAGCTAGGTGATAAAGATTTATTGTTTAAATTGAGAATATCGAGAAAAGAAGCAAAGGAAAGTGAATATTGGTTAAAACTTCTGAAGGAATTAAATGAAAATGAATCAGAAAGAATTCATAAGCTACTGATTGAAGCAAACGAATTAAGAAAAATACTATCATCAATAGTAAATAAATTAAGATAA
- a CDS encoding DUF1599 domain-containing protein — protein MQDTSKQYDAVIETCRSLFINKMSDYGSAWRILRLPSLTDQIFIKAQRIRSLQQNEVRKIDEGVQSEFIGIINYCIMALIQLEKGVVEQPDLSLEQATKLYDDKVTSTKQLMQDKNHDYGEAWREMRVSSLTDLILQKLLRVKQIEDNLGKTLVSEGIEANYQDMINYAIFAMIHLASSNSK, from the coding sequence ATGCAAGATACTTCAAAACAATATGATGCTGTAATAGAAACGTGTCGTAGTTTGTTTATTAATAAAATGAGCGACTACGGAAGTGCTTGGCGTATATTAAGATTGCCATCGCTTACCGATCAGATTTTTATTAAAGCACAGCGCATTAGAAGTTTGCAGCAAAATGAGGTTAGGAAAATTGATGAAGGGGTGCAGAGCGAATTTATAGGCATTATCAATTATTGTATCATGGCACTTATTCAGTTAGAAAAAGGGGTGGTTGAACAACCCGATTTATCTCTTGAACAGGCCACCAAGCTTTACGATGATAAAGTCACTAGTACTAAACAGTTAATGCAAGATAAAAATCATGATTATGGTGAAGCCTGGAGAGAAATGCGTGTGAGTTCACTTACAGATTTAATCTTACAGAAACTGTTACGCGTTAAACAAATTGAAGATAATTTGGGTAAAACACTAGTAAGTGAAGGTATTGAAGCTAATTATCAAGACATGATTAATTATGCTATTTTTGCAATGATTCATCTGGCTAGTTCAAATTCCAAATAA
- the folP gene encoding dihydropteroate synthase → MTINCNGSLIDLTAPKVMGILNVTPDSFYDGGFYKDPSLILKQVEKMLEAGATFIDVGAYSSKPNADKVSQEDELKRILPIIDLLLKHFPDLVISVDTFRAEVARQCIEKGAALVNDISAGHLDDKMMETVAHLNVPYIMMHMRGTPETMQQQTNYKSILKEILFYFSERIAKARALGIVDIIIDPGFGFAKTREQNFELLNSLEGFKIIELPLLAGISRKSMIYKTLQTTSSEALNGTTALNMVALEKGAKILRVHDVKEAVECVKLYNQLHA, encoded by the coding sequence ATGACGATTAATTGTAACGGATCACTTATCGATTTAACCGCACCAAAAGTAATGGGCATTTTAAACGTTACGCCAGATTCTTTTTACGATGGCGGCTTTTACAAAGACCCCTCTTTAATTTTAAAACAAGTAGAAAAAATGCTTGAAGCTGGAGCTACTTTTATCGATGTTGGTGCCTACAGCTCGAAACCTAATGCAGATAAAGTCTCTCAAGAGGATGAGCTAAAGCGCATACTCCCAATTATTGATTTATTGCTGAAACACTTTCCTGACCTCGTGATTTCTGTTGACACCTTTCGTGCAGAAGTTGCCAGACAATGTATTGAAAAAGGAGCTGCCTTAGTGAATGATATTTCTGCTGGGCATTTAGATGATAAAATGATGGAAACCGTTGCCCACTTAAACGTGCCTTATATTATGATGCACATGAGAGGCACCCCAGAAACAATGCAACAGCAGACAAATTATAAATCTATTTTAAAAGAAATTCTGTTTTATTTTTCTGAAAGAATAGCGAAAGCCAGAGCTTTAGGAATCGTAGATATTATTATTGATCCTGGATTTGGATTTGCTAAAACACGTGAACAAAATTTTGAATTGCTAAATAGTTTAGAAGGTTTTAAAATAATCGAGCTACCCTTGTTAGCTGGGATTTCGAGAAAATCTATGATTTACAAAACATTACAAACGACTTCATCCGAAGCACTTAACGGCACCACCGCTTTAAACATGGTTGCCTTAGAAAAAGGCGCAAAAATTTTACGTGTACATGATGTAAAAGAAGCTGTCGAATGTGTTAAACTTTACAACCAATTACATGCCTAA